The Campylobacterota bacterium genome includes a window with the following:
- the rffA gene encoding dTDP-4-amino-4,6-dideoxygalactose transaminase — MIPFNKPPFTGNEERHVLASMKSAKISGDGEFTRKCHQWFEEQLQCSKALLTTSCTHALEMAAILIGIEPGDEVIMPSYTFVSTANAFVLRGAKIIFVDIRPDTMNIDETLIEAAITPRTKAIVPVHYAGIGCEMDTIMEIAERNNLFVIEDAAQGMMSEYRGKPLGTIGHLGAYSFHETKNYTSGGEGGLLIINDPHFIERAEIIREKGTNRSQFFRGMVDKYSWVDIGSSYLPNDISAAYLWGQLEEAETIRTDRLQSWQTYWDNLIRLGLETWLELPTIPEHTRHNAHMFYIKTANLTERTALLSYLGEHGINAVFHYVPLHSATAGIAYGHFFGEDLFTTSQSERLIRLPMYFGIRKEEIEYVANTIAKFYQ; from the coding sequence ATGATCCCATTTAATAAACCACCATTTACCGGGAATGAAGAGCGTCACGTTCTAGCTTCAATGAAGAGCGCGAAAATATCCGGAGATGGCGAATTTACCCGAAAATGTCACCAGTGGTTTGAAGAACAGCTTCAATGTTCAAAAGCTCTCTTGACAACTTCCTGTACCCATGCCCTGGAAATGGCAGCCATTCTGATTGGTATCGAACCCGGTGACGAAGTCATCATGCCGAGCTATACCTTCGTGTCTACCGCAAATGCATTTGTGCTAAGAGGAGCAAAAATCATTTTTGTCGATATTCGTCCAGATACCATGAATATCGATGAAACGCTAATCGAAGCCGCTATAACTCCTCGTACCAAAGCAATCGTACCGGTGCATTATGCCGGCATAGGATGCGAAATGGATACCATAATGGAAATCGCCGAGCGCAACAATCTGTTCGTCATAGAAGACGCTGCCCAGGGGATGATGTCTGAATATCGAGGAAAGCCTCTTGGTACAATCGGCCATTTGGGAGCATATAGCTTCCATGAAACCAAAAACTATACCAGCGGGGGAGAAGGCGGACTGCTCATCATCAATGACCCTCATTTTATAGAACGGGCAGAAATCATCCGTGAAAAAGGGACGAACCGAAGCCAGTTCTTCCGGGGTATGGTCGATAAATACAGCTGGGTCGATATTGGAAGCAGTTACTTACCCAATGATATCAGTGCCGCATATTTATGGGGGCAGCTTGAAGAAGCTGAAACGATCCGGACTGATCGCTTGCAAAGCTGGCAAACCTATTGGGATAATCTCATCCGGCTTGGCCTCGAAACATGGCTAGAATTGCCTACCATACCGGAGCATACGCGCCATAATGCTCACATGTTTTATATCAAAACAGCCAATTTAACGGAACGGACAGCCTTATTGTCATATTTGGGAGAACATGGCATCAATGCCGTATTCCATTATGTGCCACTCCACAGTGCGACAGCAGGGATAGCATATGGCCACTTTTTTGGAGAAGATCTTTTTACCACTTCTCAAAGCGAACGGCTTATCCGCCTGCCAATGTATTTTGGGATACGGAAAGAAGAAATTGAGTATGTTGCAAATACAATTGCAAAATTTTATCAGTGA